AACACTGAAACTCAGGTgcagggaaaatgttttttttttttagttaaaatactGACCTgataatatttaattatatatcTGTAGAAACCAGTGGCACCAGCACTCTGCATGGAGTCAACAGTTTCTCAAAACAGCTTAATAAAACGAGTTGCAACAATGTAAATGCAAAGTTGTTGCAGGTTTTGATAAATTGAAAGTGGGAactgttttaattcagtcagCAACATTTAAGACAAACTGTTCAGTCTGTGTGAttctcaaaagagaaaaagagcaaaatgatTCACTTCAAGAGTTACCAGGTTTTGTTAGACTAAACATGGTAACattcaaaagatttttgttataaactaaaaaaattatatataacttttagcattttttctgaaaaatttccaGCAGTGTTGCTTCTGTTTTAGTTTACCAGAAGACATTAAGAATAACGCCAGTAAACCCTCAGTAAACCCAGGGGTTCCGCTTTTCCTGCGTTAGTCTCCTTGTCTCCGCCATTTTTCTTTTCGTGGTTACAAACTTTTccatccctcctcctcctccgtcaGCTCTGCACTCTGCGAATAGAACGAGACTCTGCTTTTAGAGTTGCAGtcatatttcaaatttttccattaataaaacaatatttatgtaaaaatattgcattcGGTCCATCAAAAATGTGCGTAACAGTGgtgtttgattaattttgtaatgccagaagatgttttttaaccataaagtgctttttttgttttattttttttttttatagacattcaatgtgaataaaatgaatgaataaaaaggaGTCTGATGGAAAATTATACAGAACCCATATTTATTCACACATTGTAACAATTTGAGTTAAACATTTGGTCAGTTGATgaatttctgcttctgtttcttcttttggctTTTTGAAAGTCAGCTAAGAATCCGGTCATGAACTTCCAGCTTGACATGAGGAAAACTTGTCATCTCTTCCCTGGTCTTCCGGCCTTAAACAGATCTGTACATGCGAATGTTTgagtgtttgatgtttttgttttgtcagtgaAAGACAAGCGGTGCTTGTTTCTGAAGAACGTCCCATACGACACAACTGAAGAAGACATCCGAAAAGTTTTCCACAAAGCCGTCTCTGTTCGCTTTCCTGGCGGAGCCAAAAGTCCGACTCATGGGTGAGAGTTTggactttttaatgtttctccCTGGTACAGTTGAAACCGAAAGGTTGACTTGTACAAGACGGGTAACAATGGGTGGGCAATATGGACTTTACGTTTCATCAcaatgtctttttattcagtgtttagATAAAGACACATGCATCATTTATTTACTCACTCTAAAAGTTAAATTAGAggaacttctcttgttttaggccAGTTAGATTACTTCTATTTACTCACAGTAATAGAATACAGTTGTGATAACAAAAACGATGATAatcagttctttctttttttaggtaGCTGCATGGCAGCATTCATAacgccacaaacacaaatattgttcttgggggggaggagggggggggaaaGTCCTATTTAAAACAGGCTTTTTAAGGACACCACTTAactaaagaagtgtgatttatatcactaaactccacacaataattacattaatatttattgacaCTGTCGTGGAACAAAAATTGGTGAAAATAGTAAAGCAACAGTTCCTATAATACCATCAGTTTTTGTCTCTTAAcatctttaatttgaatttatcaAAGCAATAATAAGTCAAAACAGGCTGATAAAAGCCCAGCCCTACAGGTAACTCACTGCAAAGAAATGCTAAaattgaaaagcaaataaatggaataaaagaaCATCTAAAGCAGAAGTCCAAATGTTTTAATTGCTGAACATctcaaactgaacattttatggatACCGGTAAATGTCTTATGGACTGCCCTCCATTCTCAAACAGGTTCTTTAACTTCagtcagtagctgcatttccatacGAATGTGTGCAAAACTATGTCAGTATCTTGCTAATGTCGGATAATAGAGTTTCTATTACataagaaacaaatttaaaatcccATGTGACGAGCCACTTCGTGCACCATCATCTTCCAACCGCTTCCTGTCGTCATCTCCTTCgtggtttccaccagtagtaacatccgcttgttgatcatgtgatgcgaaaaaaaattttccattacagttttgtgaaataaaccagtttTGATCCAGCCACAACCCACCCTCAAGCTCCCCCACATGATACTAGCATCAGaaccttttattaaaaactgagaTTCTTTTTTAATTAGTGTTTGTGttaagcaaatatattttagaaatgtcaaattatgtagttatatggtcaatggaaacgcagatagtgaggggaaaaaagcatcGTAGGTCTTTTTATCGATGTTTTATGAGGAAAGCATTTCTCACAGATTTCTCATCtaatggactttttttttttttacagcattgcCTTTGtggagtttaaaaacaaagccatTGCTCAGGAAAtgcttaagaaaaaacaaaaagctcagATTAAAGGCCGGGACCTGATCGTGGATTGTGTACAACAAAGAGAGGCCGCTAAATCCAAAACCAGTGGTAAAAAAACGAAGGGTAAGAAGACCTCATCATCAAAGAACGTCTGTTAGCCgcctgacatttttaaaaacgaTTAAAGAAATCCTCTTAATTTcaacagctgcagctcctccaaataACATCTTATTCGTAAGCCGTCTGCCTGAGAAAGCTAAAGAAAACCACCTGAAGTCCGCCTTTAAAAAAGCTGTTGGTGTGAGGATTGTCACACGGCCAGGAGTCACCGGAGggaaagatgaaagaaaacgGTAACCCAACGCTTTCTCCACTCTTTATGGAACAGATTCCCTTCAGGACCCTCACCAAGCAATTGCGATTCTCCGCAGGTTTGCCTTTGTCGAGTTTGCAACCGTGGCCAATGCTGAAAGAGCGCTGCAGTTCTCCAAAACCATCAAGATCTGCAACCAACAGGTCAAAGTTGAAAGGGGTCGCAGCGGTGTGGAGCCTCAGAAAGCTGAAGGTACGTTAAAGATTTCTTCATCAGCTGAATGTCCCAGGCTCTGCAGAAGCATATAAGTGAGCGGTTTCGTGTTTAGGTCAGCTGAAAACCCTGTTTGTTGCCGGCCTGGCTGAGACGACGACCGCAGAAACTCTTCAGAGCGCTTTCGACGGAGCCGCCAGCGCAAGAGTCGCCGTTGATAAGAACACCGGCGCTTCAAAACGGTTGGTGTTGCGTGGTTTTATCACTGGATTGtgttagctttttattttaaaaaaaagaaagaaaaaaaaccgtCTTTTTCTGATTACTCTTCTTTTTGCTATTTTACTAATTTTCCTCCAGGTTTGGATTTGTGGAATTTGACAGCGAGGAAAACTGTAAAGCTGCCAAAGACGGCATGGAGGACTGTGAGATCGACGGCAGCAGGGTCACTGTAATTTACGCCGCACCGAGGGGTGAAAGTTCATCTGGGCCTGCTGGGGGGGCGGCGCCTGGCACAGACAGCAGGAAACACAAAGGTATAACGGGACTGTGAACCCAACAAAGAAGGGCAGGAACTAAACGTTGTTTTACTAATCGatttattctggtaattttCTTGGCTAAAATGCAACGACAGCCTTCCTTCAGtgaatgcttgatcatttgtaacaAAAGGAATCatctgcagtaaaacaaatccttccaacatcaacatgtgaaaagctctaGCCTTTCTGCTGAACTGATCTGGTGATTCATTCTTTAGttaacagattaataattggacagcaaaaggtgcttcataagaatttttgtttttacagaatttcaACCTACTACTATGCAACGATCTTTatattggacaaaaaaaattgtccaattttattttagagctgAACCCAAGCTTCTTTATCAGTTCatcaaaaaaactttgtttgttttcattttattaagagatcaaacaaagtgtaaaaaaaatcattaaaaaaaaaagtgttctttAAAGAAGGTCATGATTtgcttgtcttttttattttttctattttaggtAAATGACGTGGATCTGGAACACACCACTAAGCTGCTGAAGATGTGAATACTACAATTTAACTTCTGGAAGACTTTTCTGCTGATGTTTCAGTGTGTAACACCTCTAAGCTTCTTTCAGTACAACTGTAACATATTTTTAGACAGATCTTGTAATTAGAAGTCATGCTTTGGATCGTAAAACATTCACTGTTCATATATTAAAAGTTTGCCAATAAAATCATTGTCAGATGATAAAGTTTTCTACCGTTGATAAACTTATTTAAAACCCAACCTGGTGTTTTTGGTGTttcttaaatatgaataaatccATCATGTAGATAAAGTCTCCTAACGAACCAATGACCTTCATGTCCTTTTGACTATTTAAGTAcaaataatgtattattttctaatacatTTTATAGCGTCTAGAATATTCATGAATAGAAGCTCTatgctgtttctccatgtttggttctggttctggagatgcagaatagaaccagaagacctgagagatctggaaggttgaacaacaacaacagcagatctttaatgtgttgtgctaaaccgttcagtgatttataaactagcaatatatagaactgggtgatgtgctctatcttcctggtttgaAGTTTTAGCTGCAGCTGCCTGCCTGCATTTTAGGTAAATTAGACAATGCAACCCccatgcataaataaaatgtgacccGCAATCAAAGTTGTTTCGTCTAACGTCAATACATGAATTCTCCTGTCTGATTATGATTCAGTAGTTTACTGATGGGTATATGCTGGACATTACTAGATCATAGATGTGGCAATGTTTCTGTGGCACCAAAGAACGGAAGCCACAAGATATATCAAGATAACAATtcaacattaatattaaaatattaacatataataatatatattaatataattttgtcTTGTAAGAGTGATTTGTAACTGAACTATGTACTACAACACAAGGTGCCCTGCATGaattttttactatttagctGGTGCAATTTATAACTTACAACTACGTGAGTCCAGTTTCTCTCACGTACCAGCGCGTGCATTCGTCATTGAGTCTTCGTCAATGAAAGTCATGGAAACGATGTTAGCAACACTATAAGTGACGCTGACCTTCTGAGTTCTTTCCTTTTGCTACGGGACTCTTGAAGGAGACGCCTGAAGAAGCATAACGCCTCGAAAGGTTTGAACCTGTTGACAAGTCTACCTCGCAAAACTTGCTGAATACGCACTTGCTGAAACACGCACTTGCTGAAGAAGCCCAAAACCCGAGAAAGATGGATCCTGGCCAGAAGGAGCAACATGGTGATCAGCTGGAAGGTTAATATCATTCttctactatttttaataaacaaaaccaagttattactaaaataataatgaattgtttagtttgttttgtgttttgtgtgcattttttaaacaaacactgcctgctgtacaaaaaaaagacaagtagCATTCTTGCTAGCATAGATCGTTCTTAACTGAGCCTTTTTCTTGACTGAATTTCCAAGAAATGTCAGGAATGTTAAACTGTGGTGTAGTGATTTgagaaatatatgtattttagtTCATTATAGTCAATTTACATTAATTAATGTCAAATTCTTGAAATATTAGCTTGCTCGTGAccgttattttttgaaaaatgctctGATAAACActgagtttccatggatacgctaaataaaatatattggcTATTTAAtgttacttaaaaacaaaaaacatttaacaacacGTATAATTGATAGCctataatttaattatttagttttgttattttaaagaaaggaaCATAGACCTGTTATTTTTAGAATATACTAAATTCTGCAAATTAATTGAAACAAAATTGTTATACTAAGAGTATCAGGTTTAAGGACTTTGCGTCCAATGCTTTATTAACAGTTAGTGTTTGAGAATAACTGTTATgctgaaaagagagagaattgaacatttaaatttctgtcCAGTTGTTGGAAAAATTGGCTTGTTTTTGAccgttatttcttttttaaaaatgccgTGATACACACTCGGTAACCATGGATACGCTGAATGAAATGCATTAACATAGCTAGGAATGCTAACATGGGtgaactgatttgaaaaagCTAAAACGGTGCTATTTAATCTAAGAGTATCAGGTTCGACGAGTTTGTAGTCCAATACTTCAAAGTTTTTTGACTTCTTTGAAATATATAGCTTTAATTAGTCTGTTTTGCACTTGTGGGATGAAAGAAATTTGTGAGATAATTTAAATGGTTTTGTGATTTATGTGTTAGCTTATTGAAATTTGTGGATGAATGTCTGGGATGTTAGTACTAGTGTTTGAGAATAATTGTTTTGCTggtttgaaacaaaacaaaacgggAAAACTAGCTTCCTTttgactgttatttttttaaaatgccctgacaaaacatatttggtttccatggcaatGACATCATACTTGTAGATATTTATTAGGACACTCACAGatgctttacataaaatcagTCATTTCCATTAATGCACACGTTCATACACTGATGATGACGATAAGCTAAtggattgtagccacagctgttCAAGCCATTGGCCCttctgaccaacaccagcaggaaAGGTGGGAGAAGAGTCTTGCTCAAGGACACAACGATAGAGGCGGGCCATTGCAGGGCAAACTCCTAGCACTGTCGCCCCAGCAATAagcattatgtgtgtgtgtgtgtgtgtgtcgtaaTGATCATCAATCAAAGCTgattttcaaatacaaaagaattatttgtgtgaaaatgaacttttatgACGTTGGTGTCCAATTCTTGGCAAACTGGATGGTTCtttgtccattttcttttttgaaaaatgcccaaacatatttagtttccatggatacatagggaaagttaaataaaatgatttcaattAAGAGTTAAGAAAGACAACAACTTTTCAATCATGTACCTCCTATAATATCcctaaattatttagttaatctCATTTAGACctaattttagaaatgtgacaaattctTATGGTGattatcttattttgttttcaaaaaatgtttaaaaaatatttgatctaaaacagaaaataatctagATTGTTCTTgacctatttttaaaatatgccctgagaagcatgtttgttttccatggATGCACTGATCTGAATACAATAAATCCTCCTAATACTTAGAATATGTACAAGataaatttttaactttaatatatGTGTTATTTTTCCTACATGGGTGAActgatatgaaaataaaaaaacattatttgagttGGTTAAAATCAGCTTTGATGACTTTGGTGTTCAGTTTTTGgaatttctaactttttttagGAAGgtataatttgcatttttgggCTGCAGCATCTTTGTGAGTTATGTAAGCAGTAATTTAAGTTGAATAGTAATGAATGGCTCATGTATCTTGATTTGTCTATTAAGAAAAAACTTGCCTGTTCAGCAGCATCAAAGATTTGTCAGAGTTATAGGAGGGTAAACTGAGTAACTtgttgcagtgttttgttttattcatactAATAGTACAATGTAAGAGTAAAGGTATTTTATTAGCTATTAAAAAGTCCTCAACACAGCACATACTTCTTTAAGTTATATTTAGACATTCTAAAACCTGGATATTTTGGTATTTCAATGTTCTCTTTAAATATTGCTTTGGATTTTTGTGAAGTTCTTGATATTGAACtataattttttcttgttttccttcacaGCTCGTAGTGTTGCGCTTCCAGCAGACGGATCCCCGGCGTTGGAGGAACATCAAGACGATGGTAAGGACCTTGGTAAGGTGTCGTCAAATGTTTTCCCAGACACCATGGTTTCTGGAGATCATGGAGAGGAGTCGCGGTGTAGTTCACCTCCGCTGTCTATTGACTGCACTACCAGCTCCAGTAGTAGCTCCAGTCAAGACGACTGGGCTACCAGTTTCGATGGTAGCTGCATTAGGAGCTCCAGTGGTAGCTCTACTGACATCTTCAGTGAAGATGAGGTAGGTAGTGAGTGGACTACCAGTTACGGTAGTATCAGTACTACCAGCTGCAGTCCAACAGTGGACCGACCTTACGCTGAGCTCGAGATGGCTCAGACCTCATTTGAATCCACACATGGATTTGACAAGCGGGAAGAGCCCATTTTGAGTTCAGATGACTCCAGAGTTATTGGTATCTCACAATGTCATCATGTAGGTTTGGTAGGGGATGTGCCTCATGTGACATCTGTGACCAGCGTGAACAGAAAGAGGACCAGGGACAGTGACTCTGAAGAGGAGCCGCCTGCCAAGAGGACCAGGGACAGTGATGTTGTTGAAGAGGAGCTCCCCTCCAAGAGGACCAGGGACAGTGATGTTGTTGAAGAGGAGCTCCCCTCCAAGAGGACCAGGAAGAGTGATTATGCTGAAGAGGAGCCCTCTGCCAACAGCACCAGGGATAATCTAACTGGAGAGGAGCTCCCCTCCAAGAGGACCAGGGACAGTGATTCTGAAGAGGAGATTCCTCCCAAGAGATCAAGGAACAGCGATGACGAAGAGGAACCTGTTCTCAGTCCCTCCACAAATACGTTGTGCGAGGATCCCCTTCAGTCAACCCCTGTCTCCAGTCCTTCACCCATGCCATTCTGGGTGGATCCCATTTTTTCACCCATCAGTCTTTCACCTAAGAGTGCATGTGAGGATCCCATTCTGTCCTCCCCTGTCTCCAATCCCTCGCCCGTGACATTCTGGCTGGATCACTTTCATTCACCCTTCAGGATTTCACCGGAGAGTACATCTGAGGATCCCATTCTGTCCTCCCCTGTCTTCAGTCCCTCACCAACAATGCTATGTGAAGGTCCCATTGTGTCTGTTCATGCCATCACTCCCCTAATCATTGAAGATTCTGATTCGTCCTCCCTGACCTCAGTTGTTCACAAAAGACAGTGTGAGGATCCCATTGTGTCTTCCTCTGTTGTTAGACCTTCACCGTCACCATATTGCAAAATTCCAAGTTCGGCATACCCTTGCATATGTGTGTGGATGAAGTCTCACATGGACAAAGAAGAGGAACCGATGCCTTCAACATCCGGGATCGGATCAGACAGAATTAGAGAAAGAGTTAGTTCCAGACAAGTGTGGTTTAGACCTAACTACGACTTGTCAAGTGATGACTCTGATTAGATTGGGGTCTTGAGAAACTGAAGACCTACCTGGGAAGTCCCATTAGGATACCATAACttctttgttgtatttgttaaaGCCGATGGCTTTCTAGCAGGACCGCGGATGCCTTAGGTAGCGTCTTGCGCCGGGGCTTTTCTTTATCCCGCTGCtagattttcattttagatgTTAAGGATTCTAGCAGGACCGAGGATGCCTTAGGTAGCGTCTTGCACCGGGGCTTTTCTTTATCCCGCTGCtagattttcattttagatgTTAAGATTTCTGGCTGAAAGGGCAATGCTAACATTTTGCAATTAGTCAATGAATGACTAAATGCTGGAGGAGgctaataaaattttttgagGAAGACAACCATACTGCTGAACAAAAATCACTAAAAGGAGTCTGACATGGCTGGTGCAAAGACGATAAATGCGAAAAGGAATGAGACAACGCTACAGGATCAATACTAAATGTAAAACCATCTTGCTGGATAAAAATCAAACCTAAAAACGATTAAGACAACGTGGCTCGGGACACTGGAAGCAATACAATTGAGACAACACTGCCGCAAATTTAAGAcatgaaaaattacaaatggaGGCACAATATAATCGGTTGAGCTCTGGTATAAACGAATTGAAACAGCGGCTTTAAAGTTTTAACCATTTTGGTCTGGACATTATAAAATCCACAAGGAGTGAAGCGTCGTTACGTATAAAATAAGAACTGCAGGGACAATAACAATGGGAGTTAATTCAAATGTTCAAAGATAACTGGAGGAAGAGAGAAATGGGCAGGTCCTTTGGATCCCAGAAATGAACTGTTTGGTGGCTGGATTCCAAAACCCTCAAGTCCACATGTTAAAATGTCGTCGAACTCAGGTGATGATGGTTTTAAAAGGAGGTAATGCTGCTGGGTGTCAAGCCTAAAATCTCTTAGGACTGAGAAGAGATAACACTTTTCGGTACAAGTTAATCTGTCTCAGTATGGAGACAACGCTTCCgcagacaaataaaatctttcaggTAGTGAGAAGTTAAATTCTTTCAGGATTAATATGATTCCAGggtggaaaaattaaaatgtagagGAATTAAAACAACCCCGCGGAGtactaattaaaacttttaagaataaaaaaaaaagataagagaTAAATATTTGGTTAATTCTTGGTCCAGTGACTTGGATCACCATAGATTTATT
This is a stretch of genomic DNA from Gambusia affinis linkage group LG12, SWU_Gaff_1.0, whole genome shotgun sequence. It encodes these proteins:
- the LOC122840578 gene encoding nucleolin-like isoform X3 yields the protein MAKKQNKRHKKSHNVKEENTHNNDWQPEENTEVEMRQEESGDEQDLQMDIKVKRNVPTVTVSWEKKDAEGEEDKTERTVNRKRKADAASDSSPSKKTKPTNDGLCLYVGNLNFSKTSEEIRSSLAKCFMTQSLLFGDIRLGHSKRHAFVDMASDMDMKKALALNGEEILDKPIKMAKAKVKSNDQGKSKAPPVDKKVKDKRCLFLKNVPYDTTEEDIRKVFHKAVSVRFPGGAKSPTHGIAFVEFKNKAIAQEMLKKKQKAQIKGRDLIVDCVQQREAAKSKTSGKKTKAAAPPNNILFVSRLPEKAKENHLKSAFKKAVGVRIVTRPGVTGGKDERKRFAFVEFATVANAERALQFSKTIKICNQQVKVERGRSGVEPQKAEGQLKTLFVAGLAETTTAETLQSAFDGAASARVAVDKNTGASKRFGFVEFDSEENCKAAKDGMEDCEIDGSRVTVIYAAPRGESSSGPAGGAAPGTDSRKHKGK
- the LOC122840578 gene encoding nucleolin-like isoform X2, with the protein product MAKKQVRMNKRHKKSHNVKEENTHNNDWQPEENTEVEMRQEESGDEQDLQMDIKVKRNVPTVTVSWEKKDAEGEEDKTERTVNRKRKADAASDSSPSKKTKPTNDGLCLYVGNLNFSKTSEEIRSSLAKCFMTQSLLFGDIRLGHSKRHAFVDMASDMDMKKALALNGEEILDKPIKMAKAKVKSNDQGKSKAPPVDKKVKDKRCLFLKNVPYDTTEEDIRKVFHKAVSVRFPGGAKSPTHGIAFVEFKNKAIAQEMLKKKQKAQIKGRDLIVDCVQQREAAKSKTSGKKTKAAAPPNNILFVSRLPEKAKENHLKSAFKKAVGVRIVTRPGVTGGKDERKRFAFVEFATVANAERALQFSKTIKICNQQVKVERGRSGVEPQKAEGQLKTLFVAGLAETTTAETLQSAFDGAASARVAVDKNTGASKRFGFVEFDSEENCKAAKDGMEDCEIDGSRVTVIYAAPRGESSSGPAGGAAPGTDSRKHKGK
- the LOC122840578 gene encoding nucleolin-like isoform X1, whose amino-acid sequence is MLWNKRHKKSHNVKEENTHNNDWQPEENTEVEMRQEESGDEQDLQMDIKVKRNVPTVTVSWEKKDAEGEEDKTERTVNRKRKADAASDSSPSKKTKPTNDGLCLYVGNLNFSKTSEEIRSSLAKCFMTQSLLFGDIRLGHSKRHAFVDMASDMDMKKALALNGEEILDKPIKMAKAKVKSNDQGKSKAPPVDKKVKDKRCLFLKNVPYDTTEEDIRKVFHKAVSVRFPGGAKSPTHGIAFVEFKNKAIAQEMLKKKQKAQIKGRDLIVDCVQQREAAKSKTSGKKTKAAAPPNNILFVSRLPEKAKENHLKSAFKKAVGVRIVTRPGVTGGKDERKRFAFVEFATVANAERALQFSKTIKICNQQVKVERGRSGVEPQKAEGQLKTLFVAGLAETTTAETLQSAFDGAASARVAVDKNTGASKRFGFVEFDSEENCKAAKDGMEDCEIDGSRVTVIYAAPRGESSSGPAGGAAPGTDSRKHKGK
- the LOC122840578 gene encoding nucleolin-like isoform X4, producing MLWNKRHKKSHNVKEENTHNNDWQPEENTEVEMRQEESGDEQVNRKRKADAASDSSPSKKTKPTNDGLCLYVGNLNFSKTSEEIRSSLAKCFMTQSLLFGDIRLGHSKRHAFVDMASDMDMKKALALNGEEILDKPIKMAKAKVKSNDQGKSKAPPVDKKVKDKRCLFLKNVPYDTTEEDIRKVFHKAVSVRFPGGAKSPTHGIAFVEFKNKAIAQEMLKKKQKAQIKGRDLIVDCVQQREAAKSKTSGKKTKAAAPPNNILFVSRLPEKAKENHLKSAFKKAVGVRIVTRPGVTGGKDERKRFAFVEFATVANAERALQFSKTIKICNQQVKVERGRSGVEPQKAEGQLKTLFVAGLAETTTAETLQSAFDGAASARVAVDKNTGASKRFGFVEFDSEENCKAAKDGMEDCEIDGSRVTVIYAAPRGESSSGPAGGAAPGTDSRKHKGK